In Mus musculus strain C57BL/6J chromosome 14, GRCm38.p6 C57BL/6J, the following are encoded in one genomic region:
- the Olfr724 gene encoding olfactory receptor 724 produces MDYKNGSAVTEFILVGFSGNWQLQIFFFVTFTLIYGATVVGNILIIVTVAANSALHSPMYFLLGNLSFLDMCLSTVTTPKMISDLLAAHKSISFQGCMVQMFFSHFLGGAEMTLLIVMAFDRYVAICKPLHYRIIMSHRLLNRFIILSWTIGFIHTMSQMALTVNLPFCGHNIINNIFCDLPLVIKLACIETYTLELFVIADSGLLSFISFFLLLVSYTVILLIVKHKSPGSLSKALSTLSAHIIVVTLFFGPCIFIYAWPFGSFASNTTLAVFYTVITPLLNPIIYTLRNQEMKKAMRKLWNQQVSCR; encoded by the coding sequence ATGGATTATAAAAATGGATCAGCTGTGACAGAatttattttagtgggattttccGGAAACTGGCAACTTcaaattttcttctttgtgaCATTTACTTTGATCTATGGTGCTACTGTGGTGGGCAACATCCTTATTATAGTCACAGTGGCAGCTAATTCTGCCCTTCATTCTCCCATGTATTTTCTTCTTGGAAACCTCTCCTTCCTAGACATGTGTCTTTCCACTGTCACGACACCCAAGATGATCTCAGACTTGCTTGCAGCACACAAGAGCATCTCTTTTCAGGGCTGCATGGTCCAGATGTTCTTCAGCCATTTTTTGGGGGGTGCTGAAATGACCCTTTTGATAGTCATGGCCTTCGACAGGTATGTGGCCATATGCAAACCTTTGCACTACAGGATAATCATGAGTCACAGGTTGCTGAACAGGTTTATTATCCTTTCCTGGACAATTGGTTTCATACACACCATGAGCCAGATGGCATTGACAGTGAATTTGCCTTTCTGTGGAcacaatattataaataatatattttgcgACCTTCCCCTGGTAATCAAGCTTGCTTGTATTGAAACATACACTCTAGAGTTGTTTGTGATTGCTGACAGTGGGCTGCtctcctttatctctttcttcctcttgcttGTTTCCTATACTGTCATTCTGCTCATTGTAAAGCACAAATCACCTGGCAGTCTCTCCAAGGCGCTGTCCACATTGTCTGCTCACATAATTGTGGTCACTCTGTTCTTTGGACCCTGTATTTTTATCTATGCCTGGCCATTTGGGAGTTTTGCAAGCAATACAACTCTTGCTGTATTTTACACTGTTATCACACCTTTACTGAATCCTATTATTTACACACTGAGAAATCAAGAAATGAAGAAAGCCATGAGAAAATTATGGAACCAACAAGTGAGCTGCAGATAG